The DNA segment ACCGGGTCATGGACGAGTACGCGGCCAAGCCCTACGACGAACTGGTCCAGCTGATCCGCACCGGCCCGCCGAAGTTCTCCCCGTTCCGGATCAAGCAGGTGGACGAGGCCGCCAACATCGTCGAGTTCTACATCCACGCCGAGGACGTGCGCCGCGCCCAGCCCGACTGGAGCCCGCGCGAGCTGGACCCGGTCTTCCAGGACCTGCTCTGGTCGCGGCTGGAGCGCACGGCCCGGATGACCGGGCGGCACGCCCCGACCGGTCTGGTGCTGCGCCGCCCGGACGGCCGTACGGCGGTGGCGCACCGGGGCACCCCGGTGGTCACGGCGACCGGTGAGCCCTCGGAGCTGCTGATGTTCGCCTACGGGCGGCAGGACGCGGCCAAGGTGGCGCTGGAGGGCGACGCGGACGCGATCACCTCCCTGCACGACTGCCGTCAGCTCGGTCTCTGACCCGCCTCCGACCCGCCTCGAACGGCTGGGAGCCGCCATGATCAAGGTCGCCATGACCGGGGTGTACGTGGACGACGTGGCGCGGGCGCACGCCTTCTACACGGAGGTGCTGGGGTTCGAGACCCGGCTCCACATGGACCTCGGCGACGGCCTGCTGTTCGTGACGGTGGGCGCCCCCCAGGGCGTCCAGCCGGACCTCCAGCTCCTGCTGGAGCCCGGCGGCGGCCCCATCGCCGAGCCGTACCGCACCGCGCTGTACGAGGCGGGCCTGCCGACCATCGTGTTCGAGGTGGACGACATGCGCGTGGAGTACGAGCGGCTGCGCGCCGCCGATGTCCGGTTCACCCATCCCCCGCAGGAGCAGGGGCCGGTCCTGGCGGCCGTGCTGGACGACACGGTGGGCAATCTGGTCCAGCTCACCCAGCGGCTGCGCTGAACGCCTCAGGCGGGCAGCTCGGCCCGCCTGAGGTGGGGGAAGCACAGCACGACGACCCCGCCGAGACCGCACACCGCCGCGCTGGCCACGAACACCGGCCCGAGTCCCCACAGACCGATCGCGGCGGCCGCGAACGGCATGCTCAGCGGGGCGAGCCCCAGGCTGACCAGACTGGCGACGGCGGTGATCCGGCCCAGGTAGGCGGGGTCGGCCTGGGTCTGGAGGAGCGCCCCGCACATCGCGCCGCTGAGCCCGGCGAGCAGCCCGACCAGCAGGGCCACCCCGACCGCCGCCGGGAGTACCGGCACATAGGCGAGGGCGCCGATGGCGACGGACCCGGCGAGGATCGACCAGGCCGCGGTCAGTCCGGCGCGCGGGACCCGGCCGCGTACCGCGAGCAGCAGGGAGACGGCGCCCGCGCCGACGCCGAACCCGGCGAGCACCCAGCCCATGCCGGGCGCACCCCAGCCGCGCCGGTCGGCGAGCAGGGTGAGGCCGACGTTGAGCGGGCCGACGAAGCCGAAGTCGCCGAGGGCGATGGCGAGCATCAGCGGGCCGAGGACGCGGTGGCGCCGGACGTGGCGCAGGCCGTCCACCAGTCCGGCCCAGGCGGTGCCCGCCTCGCGGGCGGTCTCCTCGACGGGCAGCGGTCTGATCCGGACGGTGATCAGCAGGGGCAGCGAGAGCGCGATGAGCAGTCCGGCCAGCCCGAACGCGGTGGCCGCGCCGCCGAGCGCGACGCCGAGCCCACCGAGCGGGGCGCCGACGACACCGGCGATCCGGATGGCGAGCCCGCGCAGGCCCTGCACCCGGGCCAGCTGGCCGGGCGCGGTGATCCGGGCCGGGAGCGCGCCGACGGCCGGCATGAAGACGGCGTCCACGGTGCCGAAGACCAGCGCCAGCGCGGCCAGCGGCCACAGTCCGGGCGTGGTGACGGACAGCAGCGCGGCCACCGCGAGCACGGCCGCGCACCGCACGGCGTCACTGCCGACGACCACCCGGCGCGGTCCGAACCGGTCCGCGATCACCCCGCCGCCCAGCAGCAGCAAGGCCCTGGGCACGGCGCCGGCCGCCATCACCAGCCCGGCCTGCGAGGGGCTCCCGGCGCGGACGGCGGCCCAGGACAGGGCGATGTAGTAGACGTTGTCGCCGAGCATGGACGCGGTGTAGGCGCCCAGCCAGCGCAGCACGTTGGGGTCACGGTGAGCCGCCCGGTCGCCTGTCGGGGCGGCCGGGCGGGTCTCGGTGTCGGCGAGGGGGCTCGGTTCGGACAGCTCAGACACGGACCGGGTGGCCCGCTTCTCGCAGGGTGTCCTTGACCTGGCCGATGCGCAGATCGCCGAAGTGGAAGACGGAGGCGGCCAGTACCGCGTCCGCGCCCGCGTCGACGGCCGGCGGGAAGTGCGCGAGGGCGCCCGCGCCGCCGGAGGCGATCACCGGGACCGAGACGTGCGCCCGGACAGCCGCCAGCATGTCGAGGTCGTAGCCGTCCTTGGTGCCGTCTGCGTCCATCGAGTTGAGCAGGATCTCGCCCGCGCCCAGCTCGGCGGCCCGGTGCGCCCACTCGACCGCGTCGATGCCGGTGCCCGTGCGGCCGCCGTGGGTGGTGACCTCGAAGGAGCCGGACGGGGTGCGGCGGGCGTCCACCGAGAGGACCAGCACCTGGCGGCCGAACCGCTCGGCGATCTCGCGGATGAGGTCGGGCCGGGCGATGGCGGCCGTGTTGACGCCCACCTTGTCGGCGCCGGCCCGCAGCAGCTTGTCCACGTCCTCGGCGGTGCGGACGCCGCCGCCGACGGTGAGCGGGATGAAGACCTGCTCGGCGGTGCGGCGCACCACGTCGTAGGTGGTCTCCCGGTCGCCGGAGGAGGCGGTGATGTCCAGGAAGGTCAGCTCGTCGGCGCCCTCGGCGTCGTAGACCTTGGCCATCTCCACCGGGTCGCCCGCGTCGCGCAGGTTCTGGAAGTTGACGCCCTTGACGACCCGGCCGTTGTCCACGTCCAGGCAGGGGATCACGCGTACGGCCAGGGTCATGCGGACACTCCTCGGAACGCCTCCACCTCGATCTCGACGACCAGGCTGGGGTCCACGAAACCGGAGACGATGATCATGGATGCGGCGGGCCGGACGGTGTCGAACAGCTCCTTGTGTGCGCGTCCGACCTCCTCCACGTCCCGGGCATGGGTGAGGTACATACGGGTGCGCACCACATCGTCGCGGCCGAGGCCCACCTGCTCCAGCGCGCTCAGCGCGACGGCGAAGGCGTTGACGGCCTGCTCGTACGGACCGCCTCCGGCGATCTGCCCGTCCACGATGGAGGTGCAGCCGGAGACCAGCACCAGACCGTTCGGCAGCTCCACGGCGCGCGAGTAGCCGAACTGGTCCTCCCAGGGCGCGCCGGTGCTGATCCGGCGTACGTCGCTCACCGGGACACCGCCGCGAGGGCCTCTTCCAGGGTGAACGCCTCGGCGTACAGCGCCTTGCCGACGATGGAGCCCTCGACGCCGAGCGGCACGAGGTCGGCGATGGCGCGCAGGTCGTCCAGCGAGGAGACGCCGCCGGAGGCGACGACCGGGCGGTCGGTGACCGCGCAGACGTTCCTCAGCAGCTCCAGGTTGGGGCCCTGGAGGGTGCCGTCCTTGGCGATGTCGGTGACCACGTAGCGGGCGCAGCCCTCGCGGTCCAGGCGGGCGAGCGTCTCGTAGAGGTCGCCGCCGTCGCGGGTCCAGCCGCGGCCGCGCAGGGTGGTGCCGCGTACGTCGAGGCCGACGGCGATCTTGTCGCCGTGCTCGGCGATGACCTTGGCGACCCACTCGGGGGTCTCCAGGGCTGCGGTGCCGAGGTTGACGCGGGTGCAGCCGGTGGCGAGGGCGGCGGCGAGGGTGTCGTCGTCGCGGATGCCGCCGGACAGCTCCACCTTGATGTCCATGGCCTTCGCGACCTCGGCGATCAGGTCCCGGTTGTCCCCGGTGCCGAACGCGGCGTCCAGGTCGACCAGATGCAGCCACTCGGCGCCCGCGCGCTGCCAGGCGAGGGCCGCCTCCAGCGGGGAGCCGTAGGAGGTCTCGGAGCCGGACTCGCCGTGCACGAGGCGTACGGCCTGGCCGTCGCGGACGTCGACGGCGGGGAGCAGTTCGAGCTTGGCCATGGTATTAGAGGGTTCCGATCCAGTTGGTGAGGAGCTGGGCTCCGGCGTCGCCGGACTTCTCGGGGTGGAACTGGGTGGCGGACAGCGCGCCGTTCTCCACGGCGGCCACGAACGGCCCACCGTAGGTCGACCAGGTCACCGCGGGCGGGGTCATGGCCGCGTTGAGCTGCTCGAAGTCCCAGTCCTGCACGGCGTAGGAGTGCACGAAGTAGAAGCGGCTCTCCGGGTCGATCCCCGCGAAGAGGCGCGAGCCGGCCGGGGCGTCGACGGTGTTCCAGCCCATGTGGGGCACCACGTCGGCCTTGAGCGGGCCGACCGTGCCGGGCCACTCGTCCAGGCCGTCGGTCTCCACCCCGTGCTCGATCCCGCGCGCGAACAGGATCTGCATGCCGACGCAGATGCCGAGCACCGGGCGGCCGCCGGCCAGGCGCCGGTCGACGACCCAGTCGCCGCGGGCCTCGCGCAGGCCGGTCATGCAGGCGGCGAAGGCGCCGACGCCGGGCACCAGCAGGCCGTCGGCGTTCATCGCCTTGTCGAAGTCGCGGGTGATCTCCACCTCGGCGCCCACCCGGGCCAGCGCCCGCTCGGCGGAACGGACGTTGCCGAAGCCGTAGTCGAAGACCACGACCTTCTTCACGTCGGTCAACTCCACACCCCCAGCCGCATGACGCCCGCGACCAGGCACATGGCCGCGCCGATGGAGACCAGCACGATCAGGCTGGCGGGCATCTTCTGCTTGACGAAGGAGATGATGCCGCCGACCAGGAAGAGGCCGACGACGATCAGGATGGTGGACAGTCCGGTCATGGGGTTACAGCGCGCCCTTCGTGGAGGGGAGGATGCCGGCCGCGCGCGGGTCGCGCTCGCTGGCGTAGCGCAGGGCGCGGGCGAGGGCCTTGAACTGGCACTCCACGATGTGGTGCGCGTTGCGTCCGTAGGGCACGTGCACGTGCAGCGCGATCTGGGCCTGGGCGACGAAGGACTCCAGGATGTGCCGGGTCATCGTGGTGTCGTACTCGCCGATCATCGGCGCCATCTTC comes from the Streptomyces seoulensis genome and includes:
- a CDS encoding TIGR03085 family metal-binding protein produces the protein MSTFAKRERLLLADLLETAGPDAPTLCEGWTTRDLAAHVVVRERRPDAVAGMFAKPLASRLDRVMDEYAAKPYDELVQLIRTGPPKFSPFRIKQVDEAANIVEFYIHAEDVRRAQPDWSPRELDPVFQDLLWSRLERTARMTGRHAPTGLVLRRPDGRTAVAHRGTPVVTATGEPSELLMFAYGRQDAAKVALEGDADAITSLHDCRQLGL
- a CDS encoding VOC family protein gives rise to the protein MIKVAMTGVYVDDVARAHAFYTEVLGFETRLHMDLGDGLLFVTVGAPQGVQPDLQLLLEPGGGPIAEPYRTALYEAGLPTIVFEVDDMRVEYERLRAADVRFTHPPQEQGPVLAAVLDDTVGNLVQLTQRLR
- a CDS encoding MFS transporter, which codes for MSEPSPLADTETRPAAPTGDRAAHRDPNVLRWLGAYTASMLGDNVYYIALSWAAVRAGSPSQAGLVMAAGAVPRALLLLGGGVIADRFGPRRVVVGSDAVRCAAVLAVAALLSVTTPGLWPLAALALVFGTVDAVFMPAVGALPARITAPGQLARVQGLRGLAIRIAGVVGAPLGGLGVALGGAATAFGLAGLLIALSLPLLITVRIRPLPVEETAREAGTAWAGLVDGLRHVRRHRVLGPLMLAIALGDFGFVGPLNVGLTLLADRRGWGAPGMGWVLAGFGVGAGAVSLLLAVRGRVPRAGLTAAWSILAGSVAIGALAYVPVLPAAVGVALLVGLLAGLSGAMCGALLQTQADPAYLGRITAVASLVSLGLAPLSMPFAAAAIGLWGLGPVFVASAAVCGLGGVVVLCFPHLRRAELPA
- the hisF gene encoding imidazole glycerol phosphate synthase subunit HisF, whose protein sequence is MTLAVRVIPCLDVDNGRVVKGVNFQNLRDAGDPVEMAKVYDAEGADELTFLDITASSGDRETTYDVVRRTAEQVFIPLTVGGGVRTAEDVDKLLRAGADKVGVNTAAIARPDLIREIAERFGRQVLVLSVDARRTPSGSFEVTTHGGRTGTGIDAVEWAHRAAELGAGEILLNSMDADGTKDGYDLDMLAAVRAHVSVPVIASGGAGALAHFPPAVDAGADAVLAASVFHFGDLRIGQVKDTLREAGHPVRV
- a CDS encoding RidA family protein, encoding MSDVRRISTGAPWEDQFGYSRAVELPNGLVLVSGCTSIVDGQIAGGGPYEQAVNAFAVALSALEQVGLGRDDVVRTRMYLTHARDVEEVGRAHKELFDTVRPAASMIIVSGFVDPSLVVEIEVEAFRGVSA
- the priA gene encoding bifunctional 1-(5-phosphoribosyl)-5-((5-phosphoribosylamino)methylideneamino)imidazole-4-carboxamide isomerase/phosphoribosylanthranilate isomerase PriA, whose product is MAKLELLPAVDVRDGQAVRLVHGESGSETSYGSPLEAALAWQRAGAEWLHLVDLDAAFGTGDNRDLIAEVAKAMDIKVELSGGIRDDDTLAAALATGCTRVNLGTAALETPEWVAKVIAEHGDKIAVGLDVRGTTLRGRGWTRDGGDLYETLARLDREGCARYVVTDIAKDGTLQGPNLELLRNVCAVTDRPVVASGGVSSLDDLRAIADLVPLGVEGSIVGKALYAEAFTLEEALAAVSR
- the hisH gene encoding imidazole glycerol phosphate synthase subunit HisH; protein product: MELTDVKKVVVFDYGFGNVRSAERALARVGAEVEITRDFDKAMNADGLLVPGVGAFAACMTGLREARGDWVVDRRLAGGRPVLGICVGMQILFARGIEHGVETDGLDEWPGTVGPLKADVVPHMGWNTVDAPAGSRLFAGIDPESRFYFVHSYAVQDWDFEQLNAAMTPPAVTWSTYGGPFVAAVENGALSATQFHPEKSGDAGAQLLTNWIGTL